In Luteimonas viscosa, the following proteins share a genomic window:
- a CDS encoding NAD(P)/FAD-dependent oxidoreductase, producing MDLKSGYPWWAVRNGLLQAFPPLERDLRCDVLVVGGGITGALTADEFARHGHDVVVVEQRDIVWGSSAASTGLLQYEIDTHMVDLARQYGEDVAVQAYRACAEAIPALHALARELRDVGFGTARSLYFASRRRDERSLHAEYALRARHGFDVAWLGREALEARYGIDAPAAILSRLGAHLDPYRMAYRLLGRLHRRGTGVFDRTAIRHVQTTSRGVVATAAAGDRIRAGHVVFAAGYANRQWLRQDVARNRSSYAFITDPIDSELLGELRRTMLWESARPYLYMRPTGDGRLLVGGEDDAVDVPARRDARVGKKARILHERVSKMFPHLPLRPAFSWAGTFAETRDGLPYFGAHPRHGPRVLFAMAYGGNGITYSMAGASLLRALVERRTHPLAPLFSFRRH from the coding sequence ATGGACCTGAAGAGCGGCTACCCGTGGTGGGCCGTCAGGAACGGCCTGCTGCAGGCGTTTCCCCCGCTCGAGCGCGACCTGCGCTGCGACGTGCTGGTCGTGGGTGGCGGCATCACCGGCGCCTTGACCGCCGACGAGTTCGCGCGCCACGGCCACGACGTCGTGGTGGTCGAGCAACGCGACATCGTCTGGGGCAGCAGTGCCGCGAGCACGGGCCTGCTCCAGTACGAGATCGACACCCACATGGTCGACCTGGCCAGGCAGTACGGCGAGGACGTGGCGGTACAGGCCTACCGCGCCTGCGCGGAGGCGATTCCGGCGCTGCACGCGCTCGCACGCGAACTGCGCGATGTCGGCTTCGGCACCGCTCGCAGCCTGTATTTCGCGAGCCGGCGTCGCGACGAGCGCAGCCTGCATGCGGAGTACGCGCTGCGCGCCCGGCACGGTTTCGACGTGGCGTGGCTGGGGCGGGAGGCGCTCGAGGCGCGCTACGGCATCGACGCGCCGGCGGCGATCCTCAGCCGGCTCGGTGCGCACCTGGATCCCTACCGGATGGCCTATCGGCTGCTGGGTCGCCTGCACCGGCGCGGCACCGGCGTGTTCGACCGCACCGCGATCCGGCACGTTCAGACCACCTCGCGCGGAGTCGTCGCGACCGCCGCCGCCGGCGACCGCATCCGTGCCGGCCATGTGGTGTTCGCTGCCGGGTATGCGAACCGGCAATGGTTGCGACAGGACGTCGCCCGCAACCGCAGCAGCTATGCCTTCATCACCGATCCCATCGACAGCGAACTGCTCGGCGAGTTGCGCAGGACGATGCTGTGGGAATCCGCGCGGCCCTATCTGTACATGCGGCCCACCGGCGACGGCCGCCTGCTGGTCGGCGGCGAGGACGATGCCGTCGATGTTCCGGCCAGGCGCGATGCCCGCGTCGGCAAGAAGGCGCGCATCCTCCACGAACGCGTCTCGAAGATGTTCCCGCACCTGCCGCTGCGGCCCGCGTTCTCCTGGGCCGGGACGTTCGCCGAAACAAGGGACGGACTGCCGTACTTCGGTGCGCATCCGCGGCATGGTCCCCGGGTACTGTTCGCCATGGCCTATGGCGGCAACGGCATCACCTACTCGATGGCGGGTGCAAGTCTGTTGCGCGCGCTGGTGGAGCGCCGGACGCACCCGCTCGCCCCGTTGTTTTCGTTCCGACGGCATTGA
- a CDS encoding cupin domain-containing protein, with translation MQSKHLRFGKGFRPAFSVRDVQAAEMVIPPGDAEGGPDNLHRGADQWIYVVSGTGVAIVDGARRTLRAGSLLVIERGERHEIRNTGRTLLKTLNLYSPPAYRDDGEPLPAGRRAPAKRSSS, from the coding sequence ATGCAGTCGAAACACCTCCGGTTCGGAAAGGGGTTCCGTCCGGCCTTTTCGGTGCGGGACGTGCAGGCGGCAGAGATGGTGATCCCGCCGGGCGATGCCGAGGGTGGGCCCGACAACCTCCATCGCGGCGCGGACCAGTGGATCTACGTGGTGTCGGGCACGGGCGTGGCGATCGTCGACGGCGCGCGCCGCACGCTGCGTGCGGGCAGCCTGCTGGTCATCGAGCGTGGCGAGCGGCACGAGATCCGCAATACCGGGCGTACCCTGCTCAAGACGCTGAACCTGTATTCACCGCCGGCCTATCGCGACGATGGCGAGCCGTTGCCCGCGGGCCGCCGCGCGCCCGCCAAGCGCAGTTCGAGCTAG
- a CDS encoding NADPH-dependent FMN reductase translates to MSLTIAVIVGSLRKDSFNARLADALAKLAPDGIEFRRLRIDDLPLYNQDDDASPPAPVQRLKQEIRDADGLLFVTPEYNRSIPGVLKNALDHASRPYGESAFVDKPAGVIGVSVGAIGTACAQQHLRTILAYLDMPTLAQPEAFLKADDVLDDDGGIAGSSREFLQQWMDAFLDWVKHHA, encoded by the coding sequence ATGAGCCTGACCATCGCCGTCATCGTCGGCAGCCTGCGCAAGGATTCGTTCAACGCCAGGCTCGCCGATGCGCTGGCGAAGCTGGCGCCCGACGGCATCGAGTTCCGCCGCCTGCGCATCGACGACCTGCCGCTGTACAACCAGGACGACGACGCTTCGCCGCCGGCGCCCGTGCAGCGACTCAAGCAGGAGATCCGCGACGCCGACGGCCTGCTGTTCGTCACCCCGGAGTACAACCGCTCGATCCCGGGCGTGCTCAAGAACGCGCTCGACCACGCCTCCCGGCCCTATGGCGAGAGCGCGTTCGTCGACAAGCCCGCCGGCGTGATCGGCGTGTCCGTCGGCGCGATCGGCACCGCCTGCGCGCAGCAGCACCTGCGCACGATCCTCGCCTACCTCGACATGCCCACCCTCGCCCAGCCCGAGGCCTTCCTCAAGGCCGACGACGTGCTGGACGACGACGGCGGCATCGCCGGGAGCAGCCGCGAGTTTCTGCAGCAGTGGATGGACGCCTTCCTCGACTGGGTGAAGCACCACGCCTGA
- a CDS encoding helix-turn-helix transcriptional regulator — MIDTSARLLRLLALLQSRPFWRGRELAARMDVTERTVRRDVDRLRSLGYPVDSSAGTAGGYQLAAGSNLPPLLLEDDEALAVSLGLRLATGGTVVGMEESALRALAKLEQVMPARLRTRVRNLHAAVLPLGPGGPAVPHARLVALATACRALQRLHFSYEDQEGRGSVRAVEPHALVSTEARWYLLAWDLSRSDWRTFRVDRIGGTPRAGERFLPRKVPGGDAAAFVSRAISVQPYAVRARIELHAPLSRMRERIPASAGRLTRLDDQRCELETGAQRPDMLAYHLALLDVPFVVIEPVELERHLRALSLRLSRAARASGDRRRRVAPPR, encoded by the coding sequence ATGATCGATACCTCCGCCCGCCTGCTGCGGCTGCTGGCCCTGCTGCAATCCCGGCCGTTCTGGCGCGGGCGCGAACTCGCCGCGCGCATGGACGTCACCGAGCGCACCGTGCGCCGCGACGTCGACCGCCTGCGCAGCCTGGGCTATCCGGTGGACTCCAGCGCCGGCACCGCCGGCGGCTACCAGCTGGCCGCGGGCAGCAACCTGCCGCCGTTGCTGCTGGAGGACGACGAGGCGCTCGCCGTCTCGCTGGGCCTGCGTCTGGCCACCGGCGGCACCGTGGTCGGCATGGAGGAATCCGCATTGCGCGCACTGGCCAAGCTCGAACAGGTGATGCCGGCACGACTGCGCACGCGCGTGCGCAACCTGCATGCGGCGGTGTTGCCGCTGGGTCCCGGCGGGCCGGCGGTGCCGCATGCGCGGTTGGTGGCGCTGGCCACCGCCTGCCGCGCGCTGCAGCGGCTGCACTTCAGCTACGAGGACCAGGAAGGCCGCGGCAGCGTGCGCGCGGTCGAGCCGCATGCGCTGGTCTCCACCGAAGCGCGCTGGTACCTGCTGGCCTGGGACCTCAGCCGCAGCGACTGGCGCACGTTCCGCGTGGATCGCATCGGCGGCACGCCACGCGCCGGCGAACGCTTCCTTCCGCGCAAGGTGCCGGGCGGCGACGCGGCCGCGTTCGTCTCGCGGGCGATCTCGGTGCAGCCCTACGCGGTCAGGGCGCGCATCGAACTGCATGCGCCGCTGTCGCGCATGCGCGAGCGGATCCCGGCCTCGGCCGGCAGGTTGACGCGACTGGACGACCAGCGCTGCGAACTGGAAACCGGCGCGCAGCGCCCGGACATGCTCGCCTACCACCTGGCGCTGCTGGACGTCCCGTTCGTGGTGATCGAGCCGGTCGAACTCGAGCGGCACCTGCGCGCACTGTCCCTGCGCCTCTCGCGGGCCGCACGCGCATCGGGCGACAGGCGCCGACGGGTGGCGCCGCCGCGCTGA
- a CDS encoding bifunctional diguanylate cyclase/phosphodiesterase: MAADPLARSPGSASTVRTVGIGLGLVLMAGLAVLLLQDRQARLDAAHRQSLALATGVDRLLHYGLRNLSRAMEGIAADAATWAVAAPGQEGALVEEAIAGVAARHPELHSIVLVDSNGAALSTGMGDPELPQWIPHARTEAGLTLGSLQEDGHGGWWLRLAAPFSDGRWLLARLETTEIEGMIRDLDIGRDGNVTVLDGEGVVLAYAPDAGAARFVGRRIGVPADVRNRAGTMSRQSTSSLDGIERAQAFSATSGYSVVVTAGIGMEEAMAPWHRLAAIASAIALLYWAGLAYLMRRLSAAARAQAGLMDELHAQAHWLDQAQQAARTGVWRVEPDDQTIRVSAHTAAMFGFEPVDMMQPAQVFFDRIHRDDRARVEALFAEAQRTGTPYVAEYRVVSGNGQERWISARGGIAGDDRGGRRLAGTVVDITDRHEAQARIERAEAQFRALFERNPLSFFVFDAKTLRFLAVNQAAVASYGYSVEEFLSMSILDIRPPDEVEAVLASMRRRSPEQDVDGVWTHMRSDGSRLEARVFSSSIEFGGRAARLVLAEDVSDRVAYERDLAWRATHDATTGLSTLAALCEQLDAMVADGRTRRYAVAYLRLRELELVATTLGQRVGEEVLREIAARIAMVGVEYGLAGYWPGQSFVVVALDPSRGAAMLAALEQAMAAPVDMESGAHPIEASIGIAEGPEPGETAEQVAGHAALAALQAWQDQVPTLPYDRAMAAQAAERMALARRLREALDKREFELHFQPIHRLSDDRVVAVEALLRWRQHDGGYVPPDVFVPLAEASGLILPIGQWVLEEAARSHGRLAGRGLDHVAIAVNVSAVQLLTEGLSEAIVGLQRKYGLPAGALHVELTESVVLRRPQAARVGMLQLRAAGVRISIDDFGTGFSSMAYLRDLPLDCLKIDRSFVRQVHADERNASICRALIALARGLGLGTIAEGVESAEELEWLRRNGCEQAQGYHLGRPVPLERLLDSIGGPG; encoded by the coding sequence ATGGCTGCAGACCCGCTTGCACGGTCGCCAGGCTCGGCGTCCACGGTCCGGACCGTGGGGATCGGCCTGGGACTGGTGCTGATGGCGGGTCTGGCGGTGCTGCTGCTGCAGGACCGCCAGGCGCGGCTCGACGCCGCGCATCGCCAGAGCCTGGCGTTGGCCACCGGCGTCGACCGGCTGCTGCACTACGGCCTGCGCAACCTGTCGCGTGCGATGGAAGGCATCGCCGCCGATGCCGCCACCTGGGCCGTCGCCGCGCCGGGGCAGGAGGGCGCCCTGGTGGAAGAGGCCATCGCCGGGGTGGCGGCGCGCCATCCGGAACTGCATTCGATCGTGCTCGTGGACTCGAACGGCGCGGCGCTGTCGACAGGCATGGGTGATCCGGAATTGCCGCAGTGGATCCCGCACGCGCGCACGGAGGCGGGGCTGACGCTGGGGTCGCTGCAGGAGGACGGGCACGGCGGATGGTGGCTGCGGCTGGCAGCGCCTTTCAGCGACGGACGCTGGCTGCTTGCGCGACTGGAGACAACCGAGATCGAAGGCATGATCCGCGACCTCGACATCGGTCGCGACGGCAACGTCACCGTGCTCGACGGCGAGGGCGTGGTGCTGGCGTACGCTCCGGACGCGGGCGCGGCGCGTTTCGTGGGGCGGCGGATCGGCGTGCCTGCAGATGTCCGCAACCGCGCCGGCACGATGTCCAGGCAAAGCACCAGCTCGCTGGACGGCATCGAGCGTGCGCAGGCATTCAGCGCCACCAGCGGTTACTCCGTGGTCGTGACCGCTGGAATCGGCATGGAAGAAGCCATGGCCCCGTGGCATCGGCTCGCGGCGATCGCGAGCGCGATCGCGCTGCTGTACTGGGCGGGCCTGGCTTACCTCATGCGCCGTCTTTCGGCTGCGGCGCGCGCGCAGGCTGGCCTGATGGACGAGCTCCACGCGCAGGCCCACTGGCTGGACCAGGCGCAGCAGGCCGCGCGCACCGGCGTCTGGCGCGTGGAACCCGACGACCAGACCATCCGGGTGTCAGCCCATACCGCCGCGATGTTCGGTTTCGAACCGGTGGACATGATGCAGCCCGCCCAGGTCTTCTTCGACCGCATCCATCGCGACGACCGCGCGCGGGTGGAGGCGCTTTTCGCGGAGGCGCAGCGGACCGGCACGCCCTATGTCGCCGAGTACCGCGTCGTTTCCGGGAACGGGCAGGAACGCTGGATCAGCGCGCGCGGCGGCATCGCCGGCGACGACCGTGGCGGCCGCCGGCTCGCCGGCACCGTGGTGGACATTACCGACCGGCACGAGGCGCAGGCCCGCATCGAACGAGCGGAAGCGCAGTTCCGCGCGCTGTTCGAGCGCAATCCGCTGTCGTTCTTCGTGTTCGACGCGAAGACGCTGCGCTTCCTCGCGGTCAACCAGGCGGCGGTGGCGTCCTACGGCTACAGCGTCGAGGAATTCCTGTCGATGTCCATCCTCGACATCCGCCCGCCGGATGAGGTGGAGGCGGTCCTGGCGTCGATGCGGAGGCGTTCGCCGGAGCAGGACGTGGACGGGGTATGGACGCACATGCGGAGCGATGGCAGCCGCCTCGAGGCGCGCGTCTTCAGCAGCAGCATCGAATTCGGGGGGCGGGCGGCGCGGCTGGTGCTGGCCGAGGACGTGAGCGACCGCGTCGCCTACGAACGCGACCTGGCCTGGCGCGCGACGCACGACGCGACGACCGGACTGAGCACACTCGCGGCGCTGTGCGAGCAGCTCGACGCGATGGTCGCGGACGGCAGGACCAGGCGCTATGCCGTGGCCTACCTGCGCCTGCGCGAACTGGAACTGGTGGCGACCACGCTCGGACAGCGTGTCGGCGAGGAAGTGCTGCGGGAAATCGCGGCGCGGATCGCGATGGTCGGCGTCGAGTACGGTCTGGCGGGGTATTGGCCCGGGCAGTCGTTCGTGGTGGTCGCGCTGGACCCCTCGCGCGGCGCTGCGATGCTTGCGGCGCTGGAACAGGCGATGGCCGCACCGGTCGACATGGAGAGCGGTGCGCATCCGATCGAGGCCTCGATCGGCATCGCCGAGGGCCCCGAGCCGGGCGAGACCGCCGAGCAGGTAGCGGGACACGCGGCGCTGGCCGCGTTGCAGGCCTGGCAGGACCAGGTGCCGACCCTGCCCTACGACCGGGCGATGGCGGCGCAGGCCGCCGAGCGCATGGCGCTGGCGCGCAGGCTGCGCGAGGCGCTGGACAAGCGGGAGTTCGAGCTGCACTTCCAGCCGATCCATCGGCTCTCCGACGATCGCGTGGTGGCGGTGGAAGCGCTGCTGCGGTGGCGGCAGCACGATGGCGGCTACGTGCCGCCCGACGTGTTCGTGCCGCTGGCCGAGGCCTCGGGCCTGATCCTGCCGATCGGGCAATGGGTGCTGGAAGAGGCCGCCCGCAGCCACGGGCGACTGGCCGGGCGCGGGTTGGATCATGTGGCCATCGCCGTCAATGTCTCGGCGGTGCAGTTGCTGACCGAGGGCCTGTCGGAGGCGATCGTCGGCCTGCAGCGCAAGTACGGACTGCCCGCCGGTGCCCTGCACGTGGAGCTGACCGAAAGCGTGGTGCTGCGCCGGCCACAGGCCGCGCGCGTCGGAATGCTGCAGCTGCGCGCCGCGGGCGTGCGCATCTCGATCGACGATTTCGGCACCGGCTTCTCGAGCATGGCCTACCTGCGCGACCTGCCGCTGGACTGCCTCAAGATCGACCGCAGCTTCGTGCGGCAGGTCCATGCCGACGAGCGCAACGCCTCGATCTGCCGCGCCCTGATCGCGCTGGCGCGGGGCCTGGGGCTGGGCACGATCGCCGAGGGCGTGGAGAGCGCCGAAGAGCTGGAATGGCTGCGTCGCAACGGTTGCGAGCAGGCGCAGGGCTACCACCTCGGGCGTCCGGTGCCGCTGGAGCGGCTGCTCGATTCGATCGGCGGTCCCGGGTAG